The Montipora foliosa isolate CH-2021 chromosome 6, ASM3666993v2, whole genome shotgun sequence genome includes the window taatcgagatagacaggtacgatggtgttttgctcttaaacgagcacagtgacctatattttttattgcataatcttggtgtacaaattatcccctttaaatccaaaaattgtttttataaTTTATCGGATATAGCTATAATCGTACACAGACCCCCTTATTATGATCTTaaaaacaacgactcgagaaacgttttgagtcgatgttgttttaagttgagtattttttttcttaaactaTATAAAACAGTGTTCTATATGCTCTAaactttctacctatcaggtgttttttcaagtgttactttaaaaaccctctcgtttagctaccgcaaaatgtaccctgagccggTGAAATAACGCGCGTGTTTAGTATCAGTGCAGGCATCAacggggtaagattggcccactatatctcttaagcaagcacggtgactcatcttttttattgtagttctcaaaacagggattagtagggaacattcaggaaaagtttcaagaaaatcgttccgtcgccaccttttttttttctgaggaatcaccttttacagaaactagtctgccagaaacccataaattcttcagtaaaaaaatgaaatggcaatttaaaagtatgaactatcttgagattccaaggaaatgattccttggttgtcgtttGTTTacgttgttcgaaaatatcaggactgcttgttttcgttttgtggttttgcggttactggtcacgcgtgactgaaaTACAtctgaatttttaacgcatgatcaatacgaaatgtcgaggcggctggcagagtcttcttcctcttcccgacttatctaggaagatcgaaggagacCATCTGCTCGtaggaatccagaatccacgaATTTCGATGGAATCGGTGGAACCCGTGTGTTTGGAATCCAGATTCCACGGCTCAGGATCCGGGATTCACTATTCGGGATCCGGAATCCATGGGCTAGGCTGAGCTGAGCTGGGCTGAGCTGAGCTGGGCTGGGCTGGGCTGGGCTGGGTAGGGCGTTTAAAACTTTTGAGGAATAGGTCCCATCTGTCTTTTACCAGGCTTTCAAAACAAGAAGACGAAGTGTGATGGAAAGAAAAGGATGTTTACTCACTCGAGACATAAAAAGCACTGTTCGACAGTGATATAGTTAAAGTTAATTCCATCTCCATTTTTCATTAAAGGGAAGATGATCACTGATCACAATGCTCGCCTGGCGTTCCATGCAACACAACATATTAAAGCGAGACTACGACAAAACCCTTTTTACGAGTGAGAACTCAGAATTATGCTTTCTGTCGCAGGTATTCATCTTGTGCCAAAACCTCAAGCCTGCAGTCAGAACAAGGACTTGGAGTGGAGAATGTCCTTCTCCCTTCCAGAGATCAAACTTGGCCGGAGTCTTCGAGAGGAGCAGAGATTGAGCTACCTGGCCCTCAAAGCACTTCACCACATGGAACTGACAGATCCCAAAGGTCTAACATCGTATCATCTCAAGACGATTCTGTTCTGGACGTGCGAAAAAACTCCGCCCAACTTGTGGACTATGGATACGTTGGGAAGTGGATTCTTACTGCTACTCGACGAAATGATATATTGTTTAGGGGAGGGGCGCATATCACACTACTTCATACCCGAGTGGAACTTGATCGAGCTTGTGAAAAAGGAAGATCTTGGAGTTTTGGTCAATAAACTTAAAGCCATCCGAGCAGACCCAATATCCTTTCTAATTCGCTTTCACGACCTCTACAGCCCCTTGTCTTCACTCACGCCACCACTGACCGACGATAACGCCCTAAAGGACAGCAACAGATACGCTACAGGCATTCGTCTGGTGGCAAAATATGTTGAGAGCGAAGATGACAAGAGGGTGTTCATCAACGCGCTTTTCCAGCTTGGTTTCTGTTATGCCGCAGAGGGAAAGTTTCTCGATATGGCTCATCTTGCAGCACACTTTGAGTCTCTTAAACGCGAAATGACGATGGACGAAGCTCCCTTCGAAGGGCATCCCGCTCGAGTGAAACTGCTCATTGGCTTTATGGAAGCACTGGTTGAGTACTTCACGGAAAATGACGAGGAAAGCCCTTCCcaaaggatgatgatgatggtgagcACCAACCTCGCACGCCTACAGCATGAAGCTTCCAAAGTGGCTGAAAGTGCTTATGAGAGGGATGTGAGCTTGGCTAAGGCCTACGAAGGTTTTTCCAAGATTATCACCTCTGTCCATCACGATGCAAGCAGCGCGCTGCTTTTTGCCAACTTTTTGTACGAGCAGAGGCGTTTAGAAGAAGCCATCATCGTCCTGACTGCCATCAAATTGTCGACAAGACTGGTGCCATCTTGGTGCTCATTCGTTGTATTCAACGAGTTCACTGCCCATACTCCCGATGATTTTCTGAAGGAGGAATTTCAAGCACGCACGGAGGTGGAGTACTGGGTGCCCACGTTCACACTCTATTTGTTAATCTCGTGTTACGTTGATAGTGGGCAGAATGCGAGGGCCCGAGATTTGTTACCCGAGCTATTTGCCGAACGTGATAGGTCTTCCGAGGCATTTTCTTACGCCGATTCATGCGTCTTACTGGGTTATTGTTACCTGAGGCTTGGTGAAAGGGAGGAAGCGTTGAGCATCTTCAAGGAGGCTGTAGATGAATACATTTCTGATTCGGCAAAATACTGGTACAAGAAAATGCTCCAAGAAGACGGTGCACGAATGTCGGAAATGCCTTGAAAGAAATGTTGCCAAATTCACTCCCAGTTTTGTATAGGATGAATTAGGATGGTTGGGTAAACTCTGCAAAGCCGAAACTGAACGCCTCGTACTACCTGAGTTCCAGGATCTTCTAAATTGGTTAAGCGCATTGCTAGTATTAGTATTCGAGATGTATAAAGATTAGGATCATGTTAAGGGTGCAGGGTGCAAAGTGGAGGATTCTCCACAACAGAAACATAATGATACTCAGAATTACGTACACGTGGCGGCAAAACGAGCCATCCAACTCTCACCCAACCAGAACCAGAACCTAAGCCTATCAtggcctcgttcccagggtttccATTATCGTCGCATCGAcaagagaccctggaaacgaggttgaacCTATCAAAGTTGCATCGATTTTCTAAGTCTAAGGAGACATTTTGTGACGACTACGCAAGGTACAGGGATTCTCGATGGatgggaatggttatgaaacccaacaactttctttgttgtaggtttttgttctcttttttggccttgaccgtgcacaaaacacaatagttgtttactccgtactgaggaactaaccaatagaaacgcgTTGGTTGCGTAATTCATGCAttgtgtatgagcgcaaaacaaaagattgtgcacggtcgtggactttccaacctaaatcttggcatctttgtttgctcctttgatgtttgccgaacttccaaaccagtcctctctattaactatggttttgGGAATCACTGGGTGACGTAGCAGTGTGCTTTCCCACCGAGAAATTATTCTCAATCGAGTTGATAATATCTTTTCCATCGTGAAGAAGGATAAAGACAAACGAAAATAACTGAAATTTACTAGAATTGAGAGGAAAGAAACATCCTTCATTCAAAAGTGTGAATGGGGTCTCCCGTCATTataggaaacctccactaaaacaaggaaATAAGTTTAAGACACAGGACATAATGTATAGAATACAAATTGTTTAAACTTTTTCCATTggaagcgtttgtattcgaatTATATGAATTTtgaaaacgcttgttttggttttcaaatttccttggCGCCGCCAtcttcaataattgtgatttgTCGCGATTTGTTTATTGTGTGGACATATGTTTCACGTCACATTTATTCAAGAAGGCCGTTCCCGGGAATTTTGAACGTGAAAATGAATGAatctaaaatataaaattaaacaaaaggtAAACTTACCTTTCAAGATAATTGTAAATCTATACCAAAATTCATTAACATCTTAATCCACCTAGCTAAAGTGGTAGTGCTAACACCCTTTCGGGGTTTACAATGCGACACAAACAACTGAGAAGTATCGCCTGCTTTCCTCAGAGAACTAGTTCTGTCGACATACTCAATCAGATGAGAGTATCGGCATATAGGCTTGTCGTTAGATAATTTTTGGATTAAGACATTAATGTGGTTCTGCTCTGGCCTTGATGTTGTTAGCCGATCAGAAGTCGTGAACACCGCTCTTGACTGTTGTAGTGACATACTATTAGAATATAATATTGACATATTAATAAAATATAACAGTGGAAGAAAATTAATGTCTAGGACACGTAGAGTCTGCCTTCTCGGATCTGAGGTTAGAACTAGGAGAATGGTCAATTTGCAGCTCAACACTTAAGAGACAGACTGTCTAGAGGAAGTAGAATGCTATAAGTTAAAacaagaactttatttaagtggcaTGACTGTTAATTGGGAACAGGAAAATACAAGTTACTCTATAAGAACTAATACATCATAGAAGTCACTAAAATACAGGTTATTTACTCAGCAAGAACGAAgataaatgaaaaatgaaaaataaatctaAAAAAGTTatctttatttacattttttcaaAGCTATGATGTGCAATTGAAGGCAGTTTGCTCCACTTTCTTCACTCATATGTCTCTACAGATCCAACTGTCTCACCTCAGTAATTAGTAATTCAGTGTCACCTAAGACACCTCCCAAGTAATATTATACCGTGACAGAGGAGGTTTGAAACACATAATCTCTTCATAAATCTCGAAACTCAATGATTGCATGGATCCCAACTCACGACCAGTGACAGACTTAATTGCTAGGTATGGCAGAACGATAAGTGTTCAATGAGCTACAAGATTTCCCTATTGGGAAATATGGAACAAGTCACATGTTCTTGAAATAAATCACTCTCGAGTCGATTACACCAGCTGATTCGAAGCTGATCCACACCAagttttgttgtactgtttttGTGTGCCCGCTGTCCATGATTCGATAATGATCTCGCCTGCGCCTTCCGAAGTTCCTTGACTTTGAAGGCCCCTCCGGATACAGGCTAGACGACTAGAACGATCTGATCGCGCAGAGGGGTGCAGCGCAGCGTTCTGTGGAAGGACCATCAGGTTTGGACTACCGCCTCGGGGGATTTTACGGACGTTCACATTCGTTTCACATTCGTAATATTTCTCGTAtttaaggccatccccttttttttctccgtttagcgtcgtccgaccgacccaaattttttgcattttccaaaagaaaaacaggtaacgacgtttttaagacatttttatgtcgcataggagtttcggtggttgatcctttttcccacgctgtcttaattttgcaacaacatccaccaacatttccgccatattgattttgagCTATGgtgctggggtaccaggcctccgattccgagaatgtatatgattttttttttaggttttgtttttcaatccgaccgactgacccaatatcaggaaacgcattcgacgataaacaaaaaaaaaggggatggccttcgGAGGTTTTTGTCAGCTGAAAACACCAAAATGTTAGTGCATGCTTTCGTAACGTGTAGATTGGACAACTGTAACTCTCTCTTATACAGACTTCCGAAACACTTGATTCATAGACTTCCGTTAGTTCAGGACTGTACGGCGGGTCTGATCCTATGTGGTGCTAAGCATGAACGTATTACTCCTTTACTGAGAGAACTACACTGGCTTCCCGTGGAGCAGAggattatttttaaaatctcaCTGTTAACTTGTAAGCTTTAAATAATTTAAGTCCTAGCTATATTCGTGATCTGTTACAAACTTACAAGCCATCTAGGAGTTTACATCTTCAACCATGAACTTGTTAGTGACACCTAGATCGAGGTTAAAATTTTATGGTGATAGTGCTTTTTCGGTTTCCGCTCCTAAACTTTGGAATAATATTCCAGAAAATATAAAATGTAATCCAAATCTTACATCTTTTAAAAGCAATCTTAAAACTGATGTTTTTAAGCGCTATTTTACTTTGTAGTTTCGCTTTTGTATTTGAATGTATACTTACTAAGTTACTGCTTCTTAAGCATTTTATTGTAAAGCGTCTTAGAGCTCTAGAATAGGGCGCTATagaaatgtattattattattattattattattattattattattatcattattattattattattatcattattattattattattattattattattattattagtagtagtagtagtagtagtagtagtagtagtagtagtagtagtagtacccCCAAAATGAGGATGAAAAGAGGAAAAGCGTAACACAATTTGTTATAATTACCCTGCGGAACTGTGAATGCATTAATCGCTGTTGCGCCCGCGTTAGGGTGTCAGGACATGTAGCTTTCACGCAAATCAACCTCAGGGAGCCAGAGTCTTTTAGTCATCCACGTGAAAATGGTTGAGTTCAGGCTCCACTCCGTTCTATCAAAAAAACACCTGGATTGATAGTCCGCAGGAATATTGCTTCCACCAGCAATGACAGAAATGTGTTGAGCAAGTACAAAATTATCACGTTGTAGGCACCAAAACTATAACTCTCTATTTAGG containing:
- the LOC138009033 gene encoding uncharacterized protein; the protein is MSNTATANSHVVHYASPKLSFIIKYLLPDVGKTFLALCRPQAAHPDGTPGTVLQSGSAAEGLFLPDMMKRQEDGQNIPISFNSDMDMMNCFEMVKGSRLETWMQNTDLKPGFCRLLKPSGAKDADGLYVSAAQARKKMKESFLGDLDLSYISVLETADDRAALLLKCKEVPFYSDVLVLAICVYWPKEVSEWRERSRLSRWPSSELIDDIVKTGIHLVPKPQACSQNKDLEWRMSFSLPEIKLGRSLREEQRLSYLALKALHHMELTDPKGLTSYHLKTILFWTCEKTPPNLWTMDTLGSGFLLLLDEMIYCLGEGRISHYFIPEWNLIELVKKEDLGVLVNKLKAIRADPISFLIRFHDLYSPLSSLTPPLTDDNALKDSNRYATGIRLVAKYVESEDDKRVFINALFQLGFCYAAEGKFLDMAHLAAHFESLKREMTMDEAPFEGHPARVKLLIGFMEALVEYFTENDEESPSQRMMMMVSTNLARLQHEASKVAESAYERDVSLAKAYEGFSKIITSVHHDASSALLFANFLYEQRRLEEAIIVLTAIKLSTRLVPSWCSFVVFNEFTAHTPDDFLKEEFQARTEVEYWVPTFTLYLLISCYVDSGQNARARDLLPELFAERDRSSEAFSYADSCVLLGYCYLRLGEREEALSIFKEAVDEYISDSAKYWYKKMLQEDGARMSEMP